The proteins below come from a single Microcoleus sp. FACHB-68 genomic window:
- a CDS encoding glutathione S-transferase family protein — protein MLELYQFELSQYSEKVRLMLDYKGLAYRKIEVTPGVGQLEVYRLSGQRQLPVLKDGNIVIADSTEIAKYLDQQYPDRPMIPTAPKERALCLLMEEWADESIGVKSRKVLFNGLSQDQRFRSAMLPANTPDVLKNLVESVPSEILKTLGFGLGVSPDAVKSATEAIKQDLEALCLLLREQAYLVTDRPTMADFAVAGLSILLKFPAGPYLDLPADLRGKGVPGIADNPLYETFFTWRDRLYADYRQPLSSASASVSASRPTSIEID, from the coding sequence ATGCTAGAGCTATACCAATTTGAACTGTCTCAGTATAGTGAAAAAGTGCGTCTAATGCTTGACTATAAAGGATTAGCGTACCGCAAAATCGAAGTGACACCAGGGGTGGGCCAGCTAGAAGTCTATCGGCTATCTGGCCAGCGGCAATTGCCGGTGCTCAAGGATGGGAATATTGTTATTGCGGATTCTACGGAGATCGCCAAGTATCTTGACCAGCAGTATCCAGACCGACCGATGATCCCCACCGCCCCGAAAGAACGGGCGCTGTGTTTGCTCATGGAAGAATGGGCGGATGAGTCGATTGGTGTGAAAAGCCGGAAAGTGCTGTTTAACGGACTCAGCCAAGATCAGCGCTTCCGCAGTGCTATGTTGCCGGCGAATACGCCCGATGTTCTCAAAAATCTAGTTGAATCGGTGCCGTCTGAGATTCTCAAGACGTTAGGATTTGGGCTGGGAGTCAGTCCTGATGCCGTGAAATCCGCGACAGAAGCGATCAAGCAAGACTTAGAAGCCCTATGCTTGTTGCTGCGTGAGCAAGCTTATTTGGTAACAGATCGTCCAACAATGGCAGATTTTGCCGTAGCTGGGTTATCCATATTGCTCAAGTTTCCAGCCGGCCCTTATTTGGATCTGCCGGCAGACTTGCGCGGCAAAGGTGTCCCCGGCATTGCCGATAACCCGCTGTATGAGACATTTTTCACCTGGCGCGATCGCCTCTATGCAGACTACCGCCAGCCATTAAGTTCCGCCAGCGCCAGCGTCAGCGCTAGCCGGCCAACTTCGATTGAGATAGATTAA
- a CDS encoding GNAT family protein, which produces MAEIPELETERLLLRKMCLADVEDIFEYASVPAVSQYTTWEPHKSIEDSQRFLKATIEGYNQHDIACWGIVEKAGKKFIGACGFAEWRVDCARGEIGYVLSDKYWGNGYMREAVRAMMGFGFRTMQLNRIEGRCMVENTASARVMEKAGMKFEGVLRQHLFAKGIYHDVKMYSSLRQEWIE; this is translated from the coding sequence TTGGCTGAAATTCCAGAGTTAGAAACTGAGCGGCTGCTGCTGCGAAAAATGTGTTTGGCGGATGTGGAAGATATCTTTGAATATGCCTCCGTTCCTGCGGTTTCCCAATATACAACTTGGGAACCTCACAAATCGATTGAAGATAGCCAGCGCTTTCTCAAGGCTACGATTGAGGGCTACAATCAGCACGACATAGCTTGTTGGGGAATAGTAGAAAAAGCCGGCAAGAAATTCATCGGCGCTTGTGGGTTTGCCGAGTGGAGGGTGGATTGTGCGCGGGGAGAAATCGGTTACGTTTTGTCTGACAAGTATTGGGGAAACGGATACATGAGGGAGGCTGTCCGGGCGATGATGGGGTTTGGTTTTCGCACCATGCAGCTAAATCGCATTGAAGGGAGATGTATGGTTGAAAATACTGCTTCCGCAAGGGTTATGGAAAAAGCCGGCATGAAATTTGAAGGCGTACTGCGACAGCATCTATTTGCCAAAGGCATTTATCACGATGTAAAAATGTACTCGAGTCTCAGGCAAGAATGGATTGAGTAA